One part of the Nitrospirota bacterium genome encodes these proteins:
- a CDS encoding antibiotic biosynthesis monooxygenase — MGNDEIVVVAYVSAKAGLEDEVKEELLALIEPTRKEDGCIGYYLHHDVESKGRFMFYEIWRSMEDINAHFQTPHVTNIVGKSDRLLDEPIKITMWKKLDKH; from the coding sequence ATGGGAAACGATGAAATAGTCGTCGTAGCGTACGTGAGCGCAAAAGCCGGCCTGGAGGACGAGGTAAAGGAAGAGCTTCTGGCACTTATTGAGCCAACGAGGAAAGAAGACGGGTGCATAGGGTACTATCTCCACCATGACGTGGAAAGCAAAGGGCGATTCATGTTTTACGAAATCTGGCGTAGCATGGAAGACATTAATGCGCACTTTCAGACCCCCCACGTCACAAACATCGTGGGGAAATCCGATCGGCTTTTAGATGAACCGATAAAAATAACAATGTGGAAAAAGCTTGATAAACACTAA
- a CDS encoding RidA family protein yields MSVEARISSMGLTLPQAPKPVASYVTCVAAGNLLFLSGVLPFRDGKLTRVGRVGREITIEDGKEDAATVVLNALAIVKDAIGSLDKIRRCVKVTGFVSCGEDFYRHPEVINGASDLLFQILGENGLHARAAVGAVSLPLNSPVEIDFIFEVAS; encoded by the coding sequence ATGAGTGTTGAAGCACGGATTTCATCTATGGGATTAACTCTCCCACAGGCTCCAAAACCAGTGGCCTCCTACGTAACTTGTGTGGCGGCCGGAAATCTGCTATTTTTAAGCGGAGTGCTCCCATTCAGAGACGGGAAACTTACGAGAGTCGGCAGGGTAGGGCGCGAAATAACCATTGAAGATGGTAAAGAGGATGCCGCTACGGTTGTGCTAAATGCCCTTGCCATTGTCAAAGATGCAATCGGTAGTTTGGATAAAATCAGGAGGTGTGTAAAAGTGACAGGTTTTGTATCATGCGGGGAGGATTTTTACAGACATCCTGAGGTGATAAATGGGGCATCGGATTTACTGTTTCAGATTTTGGGAGAAAACGGGCTGCATGCACGGGCTGCTGTCGGCGCCGTCTCACTTCCCCTTAATTCACCGGTAGAAATAGATTTTATATTTGAAGTGGCCTCATAA
- the der gene encoding ribosome biogenesis GTPase Der → MPKPIVVLAGRQNVGKSTIFNRMTKSRTAIVKDEPGVTRDRIYGEAEWEGRKFAVIDTGGFIIGDEDELLTMVRDHALIGLEEADVIVQVLDGKDGLTPGDLELASVIRKYNKEIIWVVNKIDSPKNTGRIPDFYPLGASVIPVSGEHAFNFDEYMDEVISRFKPESYYEEPPSDYPRVAIVGRPNVGKSTLVNALLGKEKMIVSAVSGTTRDSVDSLCSFYGRKYMLVDTAGLRKKNRITYDVERFSSIRAIRSIERADVVILVIDATAGVVEQDKKIASLIDKAGKGMIILVNKWDLLEEPEKAFHEFQDLIERELNFAKYASVLTTSGINKQRITKVFPIIDEVMEQRTLRVTTGLLNNLSEMINRALPLHKGKQTRVFYMTQVDINPPQFTIFVNYKEAVRDHHIRYIEGMIRKEYPFKGTPIKIYVRSKSR, encoded by the coding sequence ATGCCTAAACCAATTGTAGTATTAGCCGGCAGGCAAAACGTGGGGAAATCTACCATCTTTAACCGGATGACCAAAAGCCGCACCGCTATCGTCAAAGATGAGCCCGGCGTAACGCGGGACAGAATATACGGAGAGGCAGAGTGGGAGGGCAGAAAGTTTGCGGTTATTGATACCGGCGGGTTCATTATAGGTGATGAGGACGAACTTTTGACCATGGTCAGGGATCACGCTCTGATTGGCCTTGAGGAGGCCGATGTAATTGTTCAGGTTCTTGACGGCAAGGATGGGCTTACGCCAGGAGATTTAGAGCTTGCCTCAGTCATCAGAAAATACAACAAGGAGATTATCTGGGTTGTTAATAAAATAGACAGCCCTAAAAATACCGGACGAATACCGGATTTCTATCCGCTTGGGGCTTCAGTTATACCGGTTTCCGGCGAGCACGCTTTTAACTTTGATGAGTACATGGATGAAGTCATAAGCCGTTTTAAGCCGGAGTCCTATTATGAAGAGCCGCCGTCGGATTATCCGAGGGTGGCAATAGTTGGGCGGCCAAACGTTGGCAAATCAACCCTTGTAAATGCTCTGCTGGGAAAAGAGAAGATGATAGTAAGTGCCGTTAGCGGCACAACCCGCGACTCTGTGGACAGTCTGTGCAGTTTCTATGGGCGTAAGTATATGCTGGTAGATACGGCAGGGCTTAGAAAGAAAAACCGGATAACTTATGACGTAGAGAGGTTTTCCTCAATACGCGCAATACGGAGCATAGAGAGGGCGGATGTGGTAATCTTAGTAATTGATGCCACAGCAGGGGTTGTCGAGCAGGACAAAAAGATTGCAAGCCTCATAGACAAAGCTGGAAAAGGAATGATTATTTTGGTAAACAAGTGGGATCTTTTAGAAGAGCCAGAAAAGGCATTCCACGAATTTCAGGACCTAATTGAACGAGAGTTAAATTTTGCCAAATATGCATCAGTTTTAACTACATCCGGTATAAATAAACAGCGAATAACCAAGGTGTTTCCAATTATTGATGAGGTCATGGAACAGCGGACACTGAGAGTAACAACGGGGCTGTTAAACAATCTTTCGGAGATGATAAACCGTGCGCTGCCACTTCATAAGGGTAAGCAGACCCGTGTGTTTTACATGACTCAGGTTGATATAAATCCTCCCCAGTTTACAATCTTTGTAAACTACAAGGAGGCTGTCAGAGACCATCACATACGTTACATAGAGGGTATGATACGAAAAGAGTATCCGTTTAAAGGGACTCCGATAAAGATTTATGTAAGAAGCAAAAGCCGATAA